CAACAGTTGTACTCACATCTTTCGGCGCTCTATAATAAGCTCTTCTTCTCTTTAGCTTCGTTTTCTTGCCTTTGTCTGCTCGTTTGTGTCTGTAACAAGacaaatgaggaaaaaaattaaCATTAGTTTAACAAGACAAATGAGGACAAAAATTAACTTTAGTTTTAACAAGACGGATTAATTGATCGTACAAAAGTGGCATATGTTCCTCTAAGACAATTTGCTATTTACATGATGTTTACGTAGGGATAAAGTTACTAGTTAACAACACTAGGAATAGTTAGTATTAGATATAGTTAGGGAGAAACAAGCGAggcctcagcacacacacacacacacacactcacacacacacacacacacacacacacacacacacacacacactcacacacacacacacacacacacacactcacacacacacacacacacacacacactcacacacacactcacacacactcacacacacacacacacacacacacacactcacacacacacacacacctgaacactACACGTCATAATTACATGGTAATTAAAGTAATTTGACACAGTTCCATTGAAATTCCTTATATGATTCTAAATTCAAAGTAATCCCGGACCTTCAAATAACTCCAAACAGCCTAGTCTCCTCCATTAACTCTAATCACCCATCTCAGCTCGTTACTGTATTCAACACCATGAGCTAACTGCTTCAAAGACTAACTACCAAATCACCACGTGCTTTACTTACAGTGGGGGTAAGGGGTTTCGAAGcgcgccccccccccttcaacctcacacacaccaaacactgcGCTAACCCcagcactaaccccccccccccccccagtcaacaAGGTTGGAGGTCGACACCTTTATCATCATGACCCAGGAAAACAGTGCTTTCCTAACGACCAATTAGCGACGGCTTGTTTCCCTAACGAGTGGAATATGTAAATTATTCTTGGTGTGGGGCTCACCTTGCCACACCAAGGTGGAAAGGCATTCAAAGACCTGTTTTACCTCCCTTCGGCTTGACGGTAGGTGGTCCTTGAAGGGTGAGGGGTAGGTGGTCCTTGAAGGGTGAGGGTAGGTCGTCCTTGAAGGGTGAGGGTAGGTGGTATTTGAAGGGTGAGGGTAGGTGGTATttgaagggtgaggggaggtggtacTTGAAGGGTGAGGGTAGGTCGTCCTTGAAGGATGAGGGTAGGTCGTCCTTGAGCAGGATGATGCGAGATTCTTCAGCTcacgatggtacagtcctggagggggtggtggggggggggggtgatgatgtaccatcgtgaagggggggggagagatggtcagtcagccccccaccccccccctccctctcctctcccttcccattccagctcccccttctcctctctccccccctctcctctcccttcccattccagctctcccctcccctcccctcccccctctcctctcccttcccattccagctctcccctcccctcccctcccccctctcgtcTCCCTTCCCATTCcagctctcccctctcccctctctcccctctcccacattcAACCACCTcgcccaggtcacacacacacacacacacacacagaaggtcgtaacactccccccctcctcaagatcATAtaactccccctcctcaagtctctccccctcccctggaGAGTGAGGATAACagatcccccttccctctccccccccacaaaaTGAGTCTCCTAACCACCACATCTGGTGTATggtagttcccagttcccccgccccGTGGTGGCGCTGTGTGTGCGGGTTGTGTACTCACGTGGGTTTGCAggggtcgtgctcatggtcgttcTCAGCGggggggtcgttaaggccgtgcTCCTCCTCATAGTCGGACAGCTGGTTGATGTGGGGCAGTGAGAAGGCGTTCGAGGCAGCTGGCTGCGCCGCCAAACCTGGAATGGGAATGTGGGAATCACTGGAATGGGAATGTGGGAATTGCTGGAATGGGAATGTGGGAATCGCTGGAATGGGAATGTGGGAATCACTGGAATGGGAATGTGGGAATCGCTGGAATGGGAATGTAGGAATCACTGGAATGGGAATGTGGGAATCACTGGAATGGGAATGTGGGAATCGCTGGAATGGGAACGTGGGAATCGCTGGAATGGGAATGTGGGAATCGCTGGAATGGGAATGTAGGAATCGCTGGAATGGGAATGTGGGAATCGCTGGAATGGGAATGTGGGAATCGCTGGAAAGGAAATGTGGGAATCACTGGAATGGGAATGTGGGAATCACTGGAATGGGAGTGTGGGAATCACTGGAATGACTAGAAAGGGAGTGTGGGAATCACTGGAATGGGAATGTGGGAATCACTGGAATGACTAGAAAGGAATGTGGGAATCATTGGAATGGGAATGTGGGAATCACTGGAATGACTAGAATAGGAATGTGGGAATCACTGGAATGACTAGAAAGGGAATGTAGGAATCACTGGAATGGGAATGTGGGAATCACTGGAATGACTAGAATGGGAATGTGGGAATCACTGGAATGACTAGAATGGGAATGTAGGAATCACTGGAATGGGAATGTGGGAATCACTGGAATGACTAGAATGTCGATGTGGGAATCACTGGAATGACTAGAATGGGAATGTGGGAATCACTGGAATGACTAGAATGGGAATGTGGGAATCACTGGAATGACTAGAATGGGAATGTGGGAATCATTGGAATATATGGAATGGGAGTCATCGCAATACCTGGAACGGAAATGTGCAAATTATTGGAATGCTTGGAATGGCCAGGTGGGAAAACACTGGAATACTTGGAATTGGAATATGGCATCACTGGAATACCTGGAATGGGAATCACTAGAGCACCTACAGTAGGAACGTGACATTACTGGAATACCTGGAATGGGAACCACTAGAGCACCTGGACTAGGAATGTGACATCACTGGAATACCTGGAATGGGAACCACTAGAGCACCTGGACTAGGAATGTGACATCACTGGAATACCTGGAATGGGAACCACTAGAGCACCTGGACTAGGAATGTGACATCACTGGAATACCTGGAATGGGAACCACTAGAGCACCTGGACTAGGAATGTGACATCACTGGAATACCTGGAATGGGAACCACTAGAGCACCTGGACTAGGAATGTGACATCACTGGAATACCGGGAGAGGTGATGTGGGAATGCGAATCGGAATAAGACACCTGCTATATCTAGAATAGGAATCTGGGAACGGGAATGGGAATGACTGGAATATTCCCAGACGAAGCGGGAAGGTCGGTCAACAGAGGAACAGAAATTGATCTGATTGGTCGTCAGCGGAGGCGCCTAACCAATCACCGCTTGACGATCAGACACGTCACCAATCCGAACTGCCAATCACGGTGGGCCACACGAGGTACTTGGCGTTAAGTGTAAGTAAATATGTAAGTATGGTCTTAAGTATGGGAGGCACTTAATAAACATATGGTGAAGATACAATTGTATataatctattcatctatttatttatctattatttatttatttatctatttatctatttatttatctatctgtttatctatccatttatctattatctatttattatttatttatttatctatttatctatttatttatctattatttatttatttatctatttatctttatttatttatctattatttatttatttatctatttatctatttatttatctatttatttatttatctatttatctatttatttttggtGGGGAAATTGAAGTAGTTTAGGGCCTGGAAACCGGGGTACaagtttccccctcctcccccccattcaaGTGAGACTAGAATGACTaagtttccccctcctcccccccattcaaGTGAGACTAGAATGAATAAGTTTCCCCCTCCCACTAACTTGGTGAAACTTGAACAGAGTAAAGTTTCCTCCTACGAAACTGATACGAAACTGAATGGGTATAGTTTCCTCTTCGAAGTTTCCCCAACAGGTGAAACTTTGAAAGAAAGCATAAAGTTTCCTCCAATGAAACTGAATAGGTTACGTTTCCTTTTCTGGTGTGAAGGGTAATCCATTcaaagtttcccccccccccctccactaacTTGGTGAAACTTGAACAGGGTAAAGTTTCCTCATACGAAACTGGACGGGGTTTAGTTTCCctcgttttgagagagagagagagagagagagagagagagagagagagagagagagagagagagagagagagagagagacagagtgtctCTCTCACTGGATCGTcacgaagaaagaaagaaagagagagagagagagagagagagagagagagagagagagagagagagagagagagagagagagagagagctggagtcCCGCATTTTGTACCTAGCCTCCTTCTGAACCTCGAGGATCGGTTCGAGTGGTAGAgacgcctcctcctccaactcagaGTGGCGAACCCGACCAGGTCTCCGACGAAGAGACTGTCACTCGAACGCGTGGGCGTGACGTCCGAAGACTTGGCGTCCGTGGGCGTGGCGTCGCTGTCCTCGCCGCCCGACGTCTCGTCCTTGTCCGTGTGGATTGATGAGGCGTCTGCGTCGTCGTCTGCGTCGTCTGCGTCGTCttcgtccttcctcctcccgtcGCCTTCGTTTTCCAGTTCGGTGTCACCATGTTGTTCCACGGAGTCGCCTCGTAGGATGCCGTCCACGTAGATCTGGACGTACCTCCTGTCCAGGGATCCTCCACAGGATGCTGAAGAGCCGAAGGAACACTGGCTCTCTTTGGATATCTTCCTGGCCGACCTCCTCTTATCCAAGACGGCCCCATCCAGGGAGCCCCTTGAACCCTGGCAGACCTTGGATCCGACAGGCCCTTGGACGACCCCCTTGCGCGGCGCGTCCCGACCGCACCAGGCGTCGTCGACATGTCGTCCGTCCATCTCGTAGACGGTCTTGGGTCTGTCCGTGTTGAGACTCAAGGTGGACAGGCCGTCGCCGCCCGTCACTCTGTGCTTCGACTGTCGCAACTGACAGAAGAGCTCCCCGTCAGACGTCCGACGGAGTACCTTGTACGGCTCCCTGTTCTCGTCTTCGGCGTCGCTGGCCTCCTTCACCTGGCGTCGGTCGAAGTCATACTGCCTGGCGGTGACCAAGTCGATGTTCTCGGGTTCTGGGCTGTCCTTGGAGCGCTTGTTTCTCCTGCTTTTGAACAGCTTCCTCCGGAACCTATCCATTGTTCGAGGTCCTTCAAAATTTTATGGTCCTTAATCactctcaaattttttttttcttagcggaTTCTGTAAACGATAAATTTATGacgttatgatttttttcttccagtgGATAACCGTAAAAGATCTTGAACTACTTGTTTATAATTATCTCTGGACTAATTACGAATGACTTCGGTTCCTTGGGATACGACGATTGTATCCTATGAGTATGACGACttaattccttgagtacgacttaaaTCCTTGATGACGACGACTcaattccttgagtacgacttaaatcctatgagtacgacgacttaattcCTTAAGTACGACTTaaatccttgattacgacgactcaattccttgagtacgacttaaatccttgattacgacgacttaattccttgagtacgacttaaaTCCTTGATTATAACAACTTGATTCCTTCAGCACGATGacttaccccccccccaatcccctgacttcccccccttccccttccccgcgCCCCTTGAGGATAACTACATAACTCATTGACAACGACAACTTAACCCTCGAGTTATAATGACTTGATCCTTGTCGTAACAACAAAGACATTGAGTCAACTGCTTCAGCTGTATTGGATTATCTTCTTCGAAACGCTTCGAGACATCTTCGCgaagccccccccctcctcctcctcctcctcctcgatcaacttcgacggtatggcccttgagcacgacggtatggccccttgagcacgacggtatggccccttgagcacgacggtatggccccttgagcacgacggtatggccccttgagcacgacggtgcgacccttgagcacgacggtatatacgacccttgagcacgacggtgcgacccttgagcacaacggtgtacggcccttgagcacgacggtatatacgacccttgaacacgacggtacaaccattgagcacgacggtatatacgacccttgaacaggacggtaagacccttgagcacgacggtacgaccactgagcacgacggtacgaccactgagcacgacggtacgacccttggataataAAGTCGTGGTCATGAGATTAAAACATGGGATTAACATAAGCTGGTACATCATCACATTTTTTATATTCCCAGATTCTTAAAATCCGAAAGAAAACGGCGAATCATTTCCGTACATCTTATAGAAAATGGGGTAAATTTGTTTTCAGTGTTATCTTTATAACATTTAAAGTTTTAAAGACATAAAATATAGTGTATTTTCAAGTCTCGTTAAATTtcctccctaacatttaatgttCTAAAAAAGTTTATGAATACGTTATGCAAATAAATGAAACTCCATAAATGTATGAAAATTTTAACTGACAGATATAATTTACATTTATGTCCTGTTGTTAaattagttatcttttttttgttagattATATTTAACAAccttgtgggggggaaaaaagatatgaatttACGAAGGTCTGGTCTTTGGGCAGTAAGTCTAAACACAcgttcaacaacaacaaaaacaacaacaaaaacaacaacaaaaacaacaacaaaaacaacaacaacaaaaacaaaaacaacaacaacaacaacaacaacaacaacagttgtgAATGTCTGTacgtctcttctctccctcacaaatCGGTTATAAATAAATTCCTACAACATGTGGCAACCCTTTGTTTATCATCTGCTGTCAACAAACGCtgttcacaacaccacaacatcacaacatctcTGATGCTGAAGTTGTAATAATTAACGTCCCAATTTCAGCGCCACTTCAGGCGAGCGTCGGCGTCTGTAGCGTCGTCTGTCAGCCATGAcgtcatacatcatcatcccaaaacacacacacacacacacacacacacacacacacgccagacttTCCCTGGAACTTATATTCGCGTATTCGTAGTCAGGCACATGAAGGGTTTCAAATTATTATCACTTTTTCTACACCTTATTTTCATAGTAATCCACCACgtcatattcatatacacacatatataaaaaggatatatgaCAGTATATACGAGGTATAGTATGCTGTGTTTTTAGGTAAAAGTTAAGGGTTGAAATTTTGCCTTGAAGTGAGGCGATTAAAATCGGTCTCTCGCGCCAAATTTATCAGCTGGCCCCCCGATAACGGACGCTCGCGCCAAATTCAAACCTGATCGGTGAACGCGCGCTTCGCGATCGGGAACGCCAAAGTAAAGTCGTGCCGataacagacatattcatatagcGAGGGGCTTAATATAGCTAAAGTGTCTGATGGGCTGAGGTCTTGtgttatatattacatatattacctTTTTCAATTGACCTTAGAtttattattcatcttttttatttatgaAAGATATAGCGAATTTTATATCTTTGCTCCCATGCTTATTAACATATTCGTATTACACacaactttactctctctctctctctctctctctctctctctctctctctatatatatatatatatatatatatatatatatatatatatatatatatatatatataatatatatatggggatatgggagaaagaatacttcccacgtattccctgcgtgtcgtagaaggcgactaaaaggggaggcagcggggggctggaaatcctcccctctcgtttttttttttttttaattttccaaaagaaggaacagagaagagggccaggtgaggatattccctctaaggcccagtcctctgttcttaacgctacctcgctaatgcgggaaatggcgaatagtatgaaagaaaagatatacattcGAGTCATTTGGTAATGTATATAAACATTGGTTAGCTTTGGTCACAACCAATATCGGATCTGCTTTTTAAAATCTTCGTTGCGTAGCTTCCGGTGTCGAGCAACAATGGCGTCTATGTGTTTATCATACATGATTTGAAAACAAGAAAATAGCATTTTTATAATTGTTTAACATACACGTTCGATTCAACATGTTAATCTCAATGTATGATAATACTAACATAGTTAAACATCAGAAATATAACTTACTATTACCATGATGAAAatcaacataaaacatatattATCGTATCTTTTAGTGATGTTTGGTGTCAAAGTCACATAATATCAATTTCCAAAACTAACAAGTAACCCTATATCAAAAGATTTTAGTCATAAGTACAAAAATTTCCGACAAACTTCCATAGAAATTCAAAATTTATCTAAATATGGCTATACGCAGATGGCTGGtaaatttttcattcatttacgtACGGTTCCACTTTGTCTCGTCCTTTCAGAAATCGTCCCACGCTGGTTTTTCCCTTCTATCTCCGGACGTGTGAAATCATTTACAATtgttcttcacctcatcacttttTCTATGACCACTCCAGTCTAAAATATGACCACGCCTGTCTATGATTATTTTTCTATGGCCACTCCTGTCTACAATATGGACTTTGCTGTCTATAATTAATTTTCTATGACCACTGCTGTCTATAATCTCAAATCTATTACAATATCTTttcctggcatatatatatatatatatatatatatatatatatatatatatatatatatatatatatatattacatattcatcCAGCCAGCACTACATCAATAGATGAATTTTCGTTATCTCAAGGTTCTGTTCGAGCGTATGTAATTGCCCGTTTTTTTCCGCTCTTCGTCAATCACCCTTAAATTCTCAGCCACTCAAACCATCTTCACTAACTACTGTGTATCTGTAATCGTTATCTATCGAATCACTTGCATATAAgagtccgtctgtccgtccgtgtgTCTCACATATGTATGTTGTAAGTGTTTCCGACTGATATCAGGGTTGCGTACGAGATAACTGCTTTGGCATCTTCCCCACGATGACGATTTCTTAAGAATAAAAGatcaaataaagaaataatgatgaaaaaaaaaagatgattcatGAAAGACGATGAAATATGATAAGAAACGTATTTATCATCTCGACCACGTCAACAAATAAggtgtttgagcacgacggtatacgatcctcagtaatgatggcctagcctttcatcCGATTCATAAGAATATGTCAAAGGCCAGGGCTAgtacatccaagggtcgtatatataccgtcgtgtgctcaagggttgtatatataccgtcgtgctcaagggtcgtatatataccgtcgtgtgctcaagagtcgtatatataccgtcttgctcaagaggtcgtatatataccgtcgtgctcaagggtcgtatatataccgtcgtgctcaagggtcgtatatataccgtcgtgctcaagggtcgtatatatataccgtcgtgctcaagggtcgtaccactgtatcTATAAGTTCAGCGAAGCACATCTCATATattacaaacacaaaaacacacaaacaaaatcacTTTATCACATTTCTCAAAGATCTTCAGCTCAAAGAAAGCCATCACAATATATTCCCACTGGACAAACATATgtttaagaatatacatatatatatatatatatatatatatatatatatatatatatatatatatatatatatatatacaaacaacacTGCactgttttcttttctgttttttttttcctttcgtctaTACACACAAAAGTACATCAAGTCCACTCGAAGATGTTTTGAAACCGTAAATGCTCAGTACAAAGCGATTCCATTTCCTCCCCTCGCATCCCACTGCAACGCCAAGATCCTCAGCCACTGAAGAAGGACACTGAATTAGACAGTGAGTTTTTTCCAAACCCCACTTCGCGGTTTCTCTGTATCTTCGCgaacaagaagaaggaggaggagggagggcgagaaATAAATAAAAACGCCTCCCATCCAAACGCACTGTAGATCCAAGCACTCGACACTGTGGGGCGTTTTTTTTTAGGGcgtttatttttcttctctccacTGCCTCCGATGTTGTCTTACACACATCAGAACTGAAGATACAGAGTCTCGGAGAACGGGAGGAAATGCGTCCTGATGCTCGCGCGACAGAGCGACCTCGCCTTCGTCTTAGCGCGCAACCCGAGCTGAAACGTCTGCCCTCCTTCGTACCCATACGAACACCTGGATGGCCTCCTGAACTCAGTTATAATAACGCTTTCGACTCTCCTGGGCTACGCCCGCGTACACAATGGGTCAGGAAAAGAGTACGGTGCGAAGGCGTAGCCGATGCCAGCGTATTGTGGTTAATTGAGAGGCAGATAAAGAGGTTATACACATCTAACTACTTTCTAAAAGATGTGCCCCTCACCTCGCGTAGATCATTAACCAACTCCTATGTCATTATAGAACATATACACGCCTCTGTGTCTGGTGTTACTGTATTAATCATCATTGCTCATTTACTCAGTGCCACAAACCCCTTACATTGCTCACCCAACCGCCAAACTCACTCATATAAGATCGTTTTTGGCACAAAATTTAAAATTTTGTGGTACCTTCATTTATTCCATTTATTTCAGATAAACGCATTAATCCATTTCAACCTTCCAATTCAGATATGATTGATCAACACAGCCAGCTAAGCGAGCCCCAGTGATTGAACACGACAATCGAATCAAGGATTATATTcatcaaccaatatatatatatatatatatatatatatatatatatatatatgattaatccgTCATATTAATCACACGCATAATCAACACATCAACCATCATTACATCGCTCTAATAACCCACTAGTCTAACATACGTCATTCTAATCACTCAGTTAATGATCCAATTAGTTACTAGCCCATCTCTTCATTCAATTAATCAGCTCGTCTATCCTCATCCCCCTTTCCTAATCGTCTATCCTCACCCCCCTTTCCTAATCGTTTATCCTCCCCCCCTAATCGTTTAATCTATGTATTGAACTTTGAACAAGTGTAATgcatgacgtacgacccttgagtacgactgtacgacccctgagcacgacggtatatatacgacccttgagcatgacggtatatgtacgacccttgagcacgacggtatatatacgacccctgagcacgacggtatatgtatacgacccttgagcacgacggtatatatacgacccttgacacgacggtatatatacgacccttgagcacgacggtatatatacgactcctgagcacgacggtatatatacgacccttgaacacgacggtatatatatacgacccttgagcacgacggtatatatatatacgacccttgaacacgacggtatatatacgacccttgaacacgacggtatatatacgacccttgaacacgacggtatatatacgacccttgaacacgacggtatatatacgacctttgagcacgacggtatatatatacgacccttgaccacgaccttaTGACCCTTCCTGTGGC
This genomic interval from Panulirus ornatus isolate Po-2019 chromosome 40, ASM3632096v1, whole genome shotgun sequence contains the following:
- the LOC139761494 gene encoding uncharacterized protein; amino-acid sequence: MDRFRRKLFKSRRNKRSKDSPEPENIDLVTARQYDFDRRQVKEASDAEDENREPYKVLRRTSDGELFCQLRQSKHRVTGGDGLSTLSLNTDRPKTVYEMDGRHVDDAWCGRDAPRKGVVQGPVGSKVCQGSRGSLDGAVLDKRRSARKISKESQCSFGSSASCGGSLDRRYVQIYVDGILRGDSVEQHGDTELENEGDGRRKDEDDADDADDDADASSIHTDKDETSGGEDSDATPTDAKSSDVTPTRSSDSLFVGDLVGFATLSWRRRRLYHSNRSSRFRRRLGTKCALVIPIPGIPVMPYSNSKYSSVFPPGHSKHSNNLHISVPVIPVIPTFPFQ